From Crateriforma spongiae:
GGCGAGTCTCTGGCGGTGGGTTATGAGAAAACACTTGTTGCCGCGAATAACCCGCAATCTTCGGTGTGAAATCGTCTCTGGGTGATGAGAGATTTGGGCCACACCGACTTCATAACCCGATTTTGGTGCCGCTGGGCTCGGGGGCGACAACGCGAGACCGATCTGGGCTGGGCCGATCACTCGGCAAACCGAGCCAGTCGCTCGGTGGCGATTTTGATCTCGTGTTCAGGTTGCCGAACGCCGACGGAAATTCTCACCAAGCCGGTCTCGGCCGTGCCCAACGCTTCGTGGGACACCGGCGAACACTGCAACCCACTGCCGACGATTAATCCGTGCCGCCGAAGCCGATTGGCTGACTCGCCACTCGTTTCTCCCTCGACCGAAAACGCGATCGTCGGAAGACGGCTATCCGGATCAGCTGATCCAAACAAAGTCACTCGCGAGCTGCGAGACAACGTTTCTCGCAAACGACTCGCCTGCCCGCGGGCGATTTCCAAGTCATGCGTTCGAGTCGTCTCACCAAGTCGATTAATGGACGCTTCCAATCCGGCGAGCGAAAATTGGTCGACCGATCCCACGTCGCAATACCCCGGCCGATTTCCCACCAGTCGGTTTCCCATCGGTCGGCCTGAATCATCGGCATTGCGGTCCGGAATCGCACACTGAGCGGTCGGGCATTTCATGATTGCGCTTGCTGCGACGTACAAACCGCCAATGCCCCATGGAGCTTGCAAACCTTTGTGCCCACCGAAGGCCACCAAGTCAGCGCCCAACTGATCCAAAGCCAGATCCACCCATCCAACAATCTGAGCGGCATCAATCAACACCATCGCATCGTACTGATGTGACAGTTCAGTCATCCGCTCGATAGGCAACAAGTCTCCTGTCACGTTGCAGGCGGCCGTCACCGCAACCAGCCCGACGTCGCGTCTTGCAAGGTTTTTCTCAAACGCACCCAAGTCCACCGGCCGATCGTGGCCGGCTGCAATCCGCTCGACCTCGATCCCCTTCTCGCTCAGCTTTTGCAACGGTCCATCGACCGCATGGTGCTCCCAATGGCTGGTCAGAACTCGCTTTCCTGGTAGCAAGTCTATGTTCACGATCGCCGTCGCAAGGGATGACGTGCAGCCCGGCGTCAGCAGCAATTGCTCCGGATCGGCCACACCAAAGAACCGACACACCGCCGCATGAGCTCTCTCAAATCGCTCCGGCCATTCACACGGATGAGACCGCATCGCATCCGTCACTGCATCAGTCACGGGAGCTGGCGTTGGCCAGCTCGTCCCAGCGTGATTCAAGTAAATCGGTTCATCCATGCGGTCTATTTTCCTGTTTGTTCATCGCCATTAATTTCACGTCGTACTGATCCGGAACACGAAAGATCCGCCAGTAGGGATGCACGGCGTTGGTCGACTCTCCATCGGGCGTTTCAAGTGGCAAGCCGGCATGGCACCAGCCCAAAATGCTGGCGTGATAGTTGACCGCATCAATCCCTTTCGCCACCAGCTTCCGAGCGAACAAGTAACTTCGTCCGCCCACGGTAGTGGATGAGGCGACGAATCCCTTTCTACCGGGACTCGTCGCCTCGTCCACTACAAACAAACCGTGTTACTCACGCTTCAAGACACACGTCGGTCCGGATCAGCGATAGGTCTTTAACGGCTAAGCCCTACCTGTCGCCTCGAATTCCAAGATTTCTTCACTCTTCACCCTTCACTCTTCTAACTTCGGTTGCCTTCGCAGCACGTCTCGCAGATCCGATGACACCGCGTGCATTGCAGCTTGCCACGAATGTCGACCAGCCGGCCGCCACAAACGGGACACGCGGGATCGGTCGTCGGGCACGCCTCCGGCGTCGATTTCGATTCAGATTTGGGGCTGTTGTTGCTCATGGATGCATTCTACCCAAGGAATCGTCCGCAAATAAGTTGCACAGGTATTCGCCGATCGGCAATCTGATCGTTCTGCAAAAGTCTTGCCCGATCCGCTACGACACCGAAGGCTTTGAGTAAGGGTGCTTTACTTTGGCGAAGCCATTGTTGGCGAGCGGTATGACGCGTTCGTAGCTCGGGCCTACATCAACAGCGATGTCTGAGATCGCGGAGCTTCGACTAGCGTTGTCCGGTCTCGCCGCTGAGATCCTCGACCAACTGGGTTCGCAATAACGTTTCCATGCGAAATACTGGTACACCATCTGGGCAATCTCACCCGACTGATCGACACCCTTGTTTCTCAAATGAAGCAAGTGTTTCAGACCGCGATAGCCACCAAATCGACTAGCAATCGTGAAAGTCATCGTTGATCTCTGCGTCGTCCCGCTCGGTGTCGGCGTCTCCGTCAGCCAGTAAGTGGCCGAATGTCAGAAAGTCCTCGACGACGCTGGGCTGAATCATCAAATGCACGCCTACGGAACGAACATCGAAGGCGAATGGGACGATGTGTTCGCGGCGATCAAACGATGCCACGAGCGAGTTCACGAAATGGGAGCTCCGCGAATCACGACGACAATTAAGGCAGGGACGCGGACCGACCGTGATCAAACGATGCAGGATAAAATCGACAGCGTCAAACCGTAGTGGACGAGGCGACGAGTCCTTCCACATCCACATTCTCAAACCCGAATGGATTCCTCGCGTCATCCACTACCTTTATGAAACGCGATCACCTGAAACGACTGCCTCGAGAAAACTACCAAGGCGATGCCATCGTTCACTGGACCGTCACGGTGAGAGATCGGCTTCAAGGCTGGCTCCGACCGGTGTTTTACTACCGTTTTCGCGAACTGCTCACCCACACCATGTTCCGGTACGGCTTAGCGTCCCCCATCTTTTGTCTCATGCCAGACCACATGCACATGGTTTGGATGGGACTGTTCAGCGGCTGCGACCAGCTCAACGCAATGAAGCACTTTCGGTTGCGTTGTCATGAATCGCTCGAACTGATCGGTTACGGACTGCAGGACCAAGCCTACGACCATGTGCTGAAGGAAGAAGAGCGACGGGAAGAAGCCTTCCGAGAGCTTTGCAATTACATCGCTCGCAATCCAGAGCGGGCGGCCATTGTCGAACCCGATGGCTACGCGACGTATTCGTACTCCGGTTGTCTCGTTCCGGGTTATCCCGAACTCAAACCGTTCGATAGCGACTACTGGAATCAGTTTGACCGGATCGTGTCCAGACTACGACAAAGAGGAATGCAGCAACTAAACCCGTAGTGGACGAGGCGACGAGTCCCCTCCGCGCATTGGCATTCCGAGGACTCCTCGCGTCGTCCACTACGAGACAGCGACATAGTCATGCCAACGAACTCCGTCGGGCAACGATTCTGAGGCTGCAAACTCGAGATGCAGAATACGTCGGTGACGCTTCGTTCCTTCGACTGACGAGCCGCTGGCGTGGCTGATCAGCGGACGCATGGCCAGCACGTCGCCGGGTTTGGCATAGATCGTCACGGCTTCTTCAATGCCCACGCCCTCGGATTCGCTGGACACATGCGAGCCAGGGATCACCCGCAGAGGCGCGTTCTCGTCGGTGACTTCATCAAGATGGATTCGCAGCGTCAGCATTTGCCGCAAGACGTCATCCGCAGCAATCAAGTGCGGAACGCCTGCTTTGACTGTCGGTCGTGAAAAGTGCGTCGACACGATCTGGTTATCGCGAACCGCAATCGACGTGTCCTTGTGCCACGGCAGATTCCAAGTTCGCTCAGGTGGTTTGTCGAAGAACAACGCGCGAACCAGCCCGAACTCCGACCCAAGTTCCGCGTGAAGGAACGACAATATCGGCTTGTTCCGCCACACCGTCGAAACCTCGGGCATCGTCTCGATCAAATTTCGAGCGGCATAAACATGCCCGCGACTCGCCCTCTTCGAAAGGTCTCGAGCACGAACCGATTCGGTGTCTTCGGTAAAGGTCTGGTCACAGATGGATCGCAGCCGTTCTGTCGTCTCCAGATCGACCGCGCCCGGCAATAGACAATAGCCATCGCGGCTGAGGCGGTCTTTAAGCAGTTCGTCCATCCCCACATTTTTGCACGACCCAGGCCCGCACGTCGATGGGCTTTGCGAGCAGCAGATGCGGCTCGCCTTCGAACTTGAAACCAAACCCGTCGCCCATCGTGTTGATCCTCTCGTCGCAGGTGGCCGGTGCCAGCGACCAGGGCGGATGATCAATTTCGCCGCGATAGATGCGACCACGACGATTGGCACTGTAGAGGCAGTACCTCGCCGTCAGCCAATGTTCCAGCGATCCCGGCTCGGCTCTGTTGAATTCGCCGGCGGCCCAGTAGCTTGCCTCGTACTCTGCCGGCGGCTCCCCGCGATGAGTCCGGCGACTGCGATAGTCGATGGCAGAATCATCGTTTCGTTCGATCGACATGGTCGCGTCCATGTACGGCAGGTTGAACGTCGCGCGAGCCACACGAACCGCCACTCGGCTTTCGGCATCCAGTGAGAAAAACCAAACACCCGGTTTGCCGTCGACGGTGACATAAGTTCGCACGTTCAATTCCAGGAACCGACTCAAGCCCGGTATCGGCGGGCAGAAGCGCGGAGCGATGTTCGACATCAAGAAGGGAACCACCCCGACCCAGGCTTTGCCATCTCGGGTGTCAAGCGTGACGCCCGCCGGCAATCGGGCCGCAACCACTTGGGGATCCACAGCCCAGTGAGCAAACAGCAATTCCGACCACGTCATTCGCATGACCCAGGGTTGTCTTGGCAGCGGCCACGTTCTGTCAGATATCGGTCCTGCCGTTCTACTTTCCATAAAGGTCCCTCAGTGCAGGTTCGAGATCGGCAAATTGAAACTCAAAACCTTCTTTCATCAAACGCTGCGGAATCACGTAGCGACCGTAGAGCACCAATTCCGGATCGGTTCGCATGAACAACGGAGCCCCAATGCGGACCATCCATTCGAACGCAGGCAGTCCGATCGGCATCCCAATCACCTCGCGAAGCGTCCGCATGAAATCAGCCTGCGACTTCGGGTTGGGTGACGAAACAATGTAGGCGCCCGACATCGTCTCGTCGGTGATCGCGCGGGCGAAGATTGCGTTGATGTCGTCTTCATGAATCCACGACATGCCCTGCGTACCGCTGGCGACCTTGCCGCCCAGTCCTAGCTTAGCGATCAAGCCAAGCGTCCCGAGTGCTCCGCCGCCCGCTCCACGATCGCGTCCAACGACGAAACTGGTCCGCATCACCACTCCGCGTTGATCCGGCATTTTGCTTTCAGCAAACGCAGCCTCCCACGCTCGGGCAACCGTCGGGGCCAGTCCGAACCCATAAGCCGAGTCTTCGGTGCAAACGGCCGACGGCGGATCACCGTAGATGTGAGCCGTGCTCATCTGCACCCAAACCGGCGGTGGACTCGCGACCTTCCGCATCGCCGCCCCAAGCACCTGAGTCGACTCAATCCGCGATCGCAAGATCTCATCGCAGTGATCGGGTGTCTTGATGCAGTTCACCGTTCGGCCGGCGAGGTTAACGACCGCGTCACAACCGTCGATGGCGGCTAACCAATCCGTCCCAGACGTAGTGGACGAGGCGACGAGTCCCTCACCATTCCCCGTACTCTCAGGACTAATCGCGTCGTCCACTACCGGCACCGACCGCCCGTCCCAGACGACGTGCTTCCAATCTCCCTTCGCTTTCGGAACCGAGCGTGAAATAATCGTGACCTCAGCCCCAGCCGCCAAAAACGCTTCCGCCATCGAAAGCCCAAGAAATCCGCTACCGCCGGCGATGACGATCCGTTTGTTCTTCAAGTCACTGGTCACGAATTCACTCCAAAGGCGGAAACGCTGCTGATTTCATTCAATTAACCGCAGCCCCGGGCCACGGGCGACATCTGCGAACCTGCGGCAAATGATAAAACTCCTATTCGACTAGAGTCTTTTTGTAGTGGACGAGGCGACGAGTCCCTCAAGTCATGGACTCGTTGCCTCGTCCACTACGAGAAGAAACCCATGCTGATCTATTCCCCCGGCACACAAGTGGTCGCTCAGAAGGACGTCATGGCGGCGAACGATCGGATCGCCCACCCGGCCGGAGCGGTTGGCGTCATCGTTCGTGCGCCCGTCGATCGGACTCACGCGTATCGAGTCAAATTCAGCGATGGCTTTGAAGCTCCGATCCATCATGACCAACTCGTTCGGCTAGCGGATTTCAAAAGTCAAACCATCCGCGACGCCGATGCGTCGCTGGCCAGCTCCGGTTTGTACGAACGGGTGATCTTTCGTTGCGTCATCGGTTCACGGGCCTACGGACTCGAAGATGAAGCTTCCGACACCGACCGCCGCGGGATCTACCTGCCACCGGCCGACCTGCATTGGTCGCTCTATGGAGTCCCCGAGCAACTGGAGAACGATAAAACGCAGGAGGTGTACTGGGAATTGCAGAAGTTCATCGTGCTCGCACTGAAAGCGAACCCGAACGTTCTCGAATGTCTCTATTCGCCAATTGTCGAAAGGACCACGCCGCTGGGTGACGAATTGCTCGCGATGCGCGAAGCTTTCTTGTCCAAACTGGTCTTTCAAACCTACTCAGGCTACGTCGCATCGCAGTTCAAGAAGATGCAAACCGACATCCGCAATCAAGGCCGCGTGAAGTGGAAGCACGTCATGCACTTGATTCGGTTGCTTCTTTCGGGAACCCATGTGTTGCAGCACGGTTGCGTTTCCGTCGATGTCGGCGACCATCGCGATCGGCTACTGACGATCAAACGGGGCGAGATGCCGTTTGACGAAGCCGACCGCTGGCGGAAAGCACTGCAAGTCGAATTCGAATGCGCCTTCAAACAAACCGCACTCCCCGACCGACCCGACTACGACCGAGCCAACGCGTTCCTGATTGACGCACGACGCCAAGCGATGCAAAACCAACTTCCGTAGTGGACGAGGCGACGCGTCCCATCCCACAACAAACAACAACATCCCGGACTCCTCGCGTCGTCCACTACCATGAATCTGCCAAACGAAAAACTGCTCCAGCACGTTCAATCGCATCCCTATCCGTTGCTTTTTGCAACGATTAGCGGTGCTCTCCTCTACGGTTTTCGGTCAGCCGATTCGGATTTCGGTTTGCGAGGCGTCCATCTGCTGCCACTGGAGACCGTTGTCGGACTCGACGAGGGCGACCAAACGGTCGAAAAAGAGGGTATCTACGACGGTCTGGAGATAGACCTGGTCACGCACGACGCATCAAAATTCTTCACGTTGATGCTGAAGCGGAACGGATACGTGCTCGAACAAATCTTCTCGCCTCTGATTGTGCACAGCACTCCCGAGCACGACGAACTGAAGTCCATCGCCGCAGGTTGCATCACCAAGCATCACGCACATCATTACCTCGGTTTCGCAGCGACACAGTGGAAACTGTTCGGCAAGGAGTCTCCGCCGCGAGTCAAGCCGTTGCTGTACGTCTTCCGTGTGCTGCTGACCGGCATCCATCTAATGCAAACCGGCGAAGTCGAAGCGAACATCCTGCGGCTCAATGAGACCGCAGGACTGAGCTACATTGAGGAACTGGTTGACCGCGAGTCAAATGGTCCGGAGAAGGGGACGCTCGATGCGACGGATCTCGCGTTCTACGAGCGGGAGTGCCAACGACTGACCGCCGAATTGGAATCGGCACACGAGAAGTCCAACCTCCCCGAAGCTCCATCCGCCCGGCAGGAATTGAACGACTTGCTCGTTCGGTTGAGACTTAATGCAGATTGAATGAATAGAGTTACCAGTACTGCAAATGCCCTGAGCTTAATGCCGATAGTACGCAACCGCCCGAACAAGCGGCGGAGCGTTTGGATCGGCGGGTGCAATTTCCCACCAGTTCTGCATGCGAGAGACTCCCTCGTCAAAGTCATGTTCGACGCCGCCCGCGGCGGGCGACGTTTCAAAAGAACACGACAGTTACGAGAAGCCCCCAACAGGCCTCAAGCGGCTATGTCACACAATCCAGCCAGAATTCCGTGACTTTGTCACACACCTCCAGCAAAGATTGCAATTAGCTGAACAATTGAGCGTTGTACACAGTCGAATCAAACTTCCTCTTCATCCGATTCATCATCAACTTTCAGATTTTGAATGCGTTCGCGGAACGCTACATCGAAGAGGTTCAGGTTGTCGAACATCCAGCGTTGGTAAGCTGGCCAATTATCTCGATTAGAGAAATCAACATCCGTTTGTGTCAACTCTATTCGCCACTGCTTTAAATCTGGTGAGTTGTTCCAGTGCAGCGATTGGCCAACAGCCTGCTCAATGGACTCTTTATCGGCCGCGAGTTGTGGGAAGAAGATGGGGGACTTCTTCGTTCCCATGATCAGCATTACAGTCATGCACGACTTGCTCGGACTGATCGAAGTCTCGATCCATACGCCCGAGCGTCCAATCGCCAAATTGTTCCAGTGCTGCGGCAGAGGCGTTGTTGCAAGAAGCTGACTTTTCTCTTCGAACAAAAGTTTATGAAATCCAATCCAGAAATCGATGAATGCTTGTTTTGATTCAGACTTCTCTTGAACGGCTTCATGTAGCGAACGGATTCTACCGAGCAAGTCGGATTCGATATCACCAAGGATTCGGACCATCCAATTGTGTTGATCGAGCCAGTCATACTGGTCGCGAATTGAAACGTCGGGCCTCGTGAACGTGATTGTCGGCTTCTTGCAATTGTCCCATGCTGGCGGAAACTCAAACCCGGCGTCGATTGTTTCACGGTGAGCCAACAAACCTTCAAAAATCTTTTTTCCACGCGGTCGTGCAAAACGAAACTCGATCGTCAACTGCTTTTTGTTCGTCACCAATTTAGCCGCCAGATTGACATCGGCCATTGGCAAGAAAAAATCACAAATCCGGCCTTCAATCTTGCGCACCGGACGCAGGCTGACTCCGCTGGTTTCGAGAACCTCGCCGAAACGCCGCCAGTATTCTGTGCGACGTTGTTTACCTTTGTTCTCCGTCCCACCCGACTTAACTGGAGGCACGTACTTCACATCGCTTTCCGGTCGAGGCCAGAGCACACAAGCTTCCGCTGCCAAGCTCTGTCCTCGCCCGCGGATCTGATCTTCGCCCCACATTTCAGCCGTTTCGAAGATCTTGTTCAGCGATAGTTTGCTTTCAACCAATTCATTGCGTTTCTCGCTGAACGCTCGATTACTTAGTGTTTGGTTGTAGCCGGTCAACGTCAGATTTCCGAGTGTGTGAACCCAACGCTCGTGAGTCCGCTTCGGTCGCTCTCCGAGCATCTGTCTCCACTCCTTACCGGCCGGCCCAGACGGTAACTTCTGCGGCATTATATGCTCTATCTGAATTTTTTCTAGGTCGACCACCTCTTTATGGCCGTCAGCACGTTCGAGCATTTCAAGGACGATCCGACATTTTTTGAACT
This genomic window contains:
- a CDS encoding aminotransferase class V-fold PLP-dependent enzyme, coding for MTDAVTDAMRSHPCEWPERFERAHAAVCRFFGVADPEQLLLTPGCTSSLATAIVNIDLLPGKRVLTSHWEHHAVDGPLQKLSEKGIEVERIAAGHDRPVDLGAFEKNLARRDVGLVAVTAACNVTGDLLPIERMTELSHQYDAMVLIDAAQIVGWVDLALDQLGADLVAFGGHKGLQAPWGIGGLYVAASAIMKCPTAQCAIPDRNADDSGRPMGNRLVGNRPGYCDVGSVDQFSLAGLEASINRLGETTRTHDLEIARGQASRLRETLSRSSRVTLFGSADPDSRLPTIAFSVEGETSGESANRLRRHGLIVGSGLQCSPVSHEALGTAETGLVRISVGVRQPEHEIKIATERLARFAE
- a CDS encoding phytanoyl-CoA dioxygenase family protein — protein: MDELLKDRLSRDGYCLLPGAVDLETTERLRSICDQTFTEDTESVRARDLSKRASRGHVYAARNLIETMPEVSTVWRNKPILSFLHAELGSEFGLVRALFFDKPPERTWNLPWHKDTSIAVRDNQIVSTHFSRPTVKAGVPHLIAADDVLRQMLTLRIHLDEVTDENAPLRVIPGSHVSSESEGVGIEEAVTIYAKPGDVLAMRPLISHASGSSVEGTKRHRRILHLEFAASESLPDGVRWHDYVAVS
- a CDS encoding YqjF family protein — translated: MRMTWSELLFAHWAVDPQVVAARLPAGVTLDTRDGKAWVGVVPFLMSNIAPRFCPPIPGLSRFLELNVRTYVTVDGKPGVWFFSLDAESRVAVRVARATFNLPYMDATMSIERNDDSAIDYRSRRTHRGEPPAEYEASYWAAGEFNRAEPGSLEHWLTARYCLYSANRRGRIYRGEIDHPPWSLAPATCDERINTMGDGFGFKFEGEPHLLLAKPIDVRAWVVQKCGDGRTA
- a CDS encoding epimerase is translated as MTSDLKNKRIVIAGGSGFLGLSMAEAFLAAGAEVTIISRSVPKAKGDWKHVVWDGRSVPVVDDAISPESTGNGEGLVASSTTSGTDWLAAIDGCDAVVNLAGRTVNCIKTPDHCDEILRSRIESTQVLGAAMRKVASPPPVWVQMSTAHIYGDPPSAVCTEDSAYGFGLAPTVARAWEAAFAESKMPDQRGVVMRTSFVVGRDRGAGGGALGTLGLIAKLGLGGKVASGTQGMSWIHEDDINAIFARAITDETMSGAYIVSSPNPKSQADFMRTLREVIGMPIGLPAFEWMVRIGAPLFMRTDPELVLYGRYVIPQRLMKEGFEFQFADLEPALRDLYGK
- a CDS encoding nucleotidyltransferase domain-containing protein — protein: MLIYSPGTQVVAQKDVMAANDRIAHPAGAVGVIVRAPVDRTHAYRVKFSDGFEAPIHHDQLVRLADFKSQTIRDADASLASSGLYERVIFRCVIGSRAYGLEDEASDTDRRGIYLPPADLHWSLYGVPEQLENDKTQEVYWELQKFIVLALKANPNVLECLYSPIVERTTPLGDELLAMREAFLSKLVFQTYSGYVASQFKKMQTDIRNQGRVKWKHVMHLIRLLLSGTHVLQHGCVSVDVGDHRDRLLTIKRGEMPFDEADRWRKALQVEFECAFKQTALPDRPDYDRANAFLIDARRQAMQNQLP
- a CDS encoding nucleotidyltransferase domain-containing protein, giving the protein MNLPNEKLLQHVQSHPYPLLFATISGALLYGFRSADSDFGLRGVHLLPLETVVGLDEGDQTVEKEGIYDGLEIDLVTHDASKFFTLMLKRNGYVLEQIFSPLIVHSTPEHDELKSIAAGCITKHHAHHYLGFAATQWKLFGKESPPRVKPLLYVFRVLLTGIHLMQTGEVEANILRLNETAGLSYIEELVDRESNGPEKGTLDATDLAFYERECQRLTAELESAHEKSNLPEAPSARQELNDLLVRLRLNAD
- a CDS encoding DUF4268 domain-containing protein, whose amino-acid sequence is MKADAQPLSDILSNNIQYLIPFFQRSYSWERDNWDRLGDDIQSLLVEDLSKKHFLGPLVCSLQSALPGKVSQYQLIDGQQRLTTLSVLLVALRDEAKRVGDAKLAAQIERHYLINEFEEKLDRYKLLPRTGDRELFSALVDRKRADDPNSRLTAAHDFFMKFIRTHAHNDDQYLRKLFDTIVGRLFLVAITLEKEDPYEIFESLNSTGLPLLESDLIRNFLFMQIPLEEQGDFQNEHWAPFEAEFEPAAGESTIAPTAFYRDFLMRGGEYSKAKETFSDFKKYFEEQDSSPTEMVGELRRFAGHAKSIVNYEKVTSPKVAKVLRHFVWMEASTAYPVVLNLLEQRHQKQLSDDDFVSCMSDLNSFILRRSICGESTRAYGRWFCELAGQLTGAVNQNIRAYLLHRGWPDDETFQRSLVDFPIYRREFKKCRIVLEMLERADGHKEVVDLEKIQIEHIMPQKLPSGPAGKEWRQMLGERPKRTHERWVHTLGNLTLTGYNQTLSNRAFSEKRNELVESKLSLNKIFETAEMWGEDQIRGRGQSLAAEACVLWPRPESDVKYVPPVKSGGTENKGKQRRTEYWRRFGEVLETSGVSLRPVRKIEGRICDFFLPMADVNLAAKLVTNKKQLTIEFRFARPRGKKIFEGLLAHRETIDAGFEFPPAWDNCKKPTITFTRPDVSIRDQYDWLDQHNWMVRILGDIESDLLGRIRSLHEAVQEKSESKQAFIDFWIGFHKLLFEEKSQLLATTPLPQHWNNLAIGRSGVWIETSISPSKSCMTVMLIMGTKKSPIFFPQLAADKESIEQAVGQSLHWNNSPDLKQWRIELTQTDVDFSNRDNWPAYQRWMFDNLNLFDVAFRERIQNLKVDDESDEEEV